One Periophthalmus magnuspinnatus isolate fPerMag1 chromosome 8, fPerMag1.2.pri, whole genome shotgun sequence genomic window carries:
- the LOC129456432 gene encoding dromaiocalcin-1-like, with amino-acid sequence MKTWEEALVHCRSLSSADHSCDLATLLTEEDHDFARSQISDKVWTGLRFLGDHWVWVGGEEVQYDDLSTCPENKRCGMVDKMSTELYSITNCEEQRYFFCYKKHSRP; translated from the exons ATGAAGACATGGGAGGAGGCTTTGGTCCACTGCAGGTCTCTGAGCTCTGCAGACCACAGCTGTGACCTGGCCACTCTCCTCACTGAGGAGGACCATGACTTTGCGAGGAGCCAGATTTCAGACAAG GTGTGGACTGGACTGAGGTTCCTGGGAGATCACTGGGTGTGGGTCGGTGGAGAGGAAGTCCAGTATGATGATCTATCAACTTGTCCAGAGAATAAGCGTTGTGGTATGGTGGACAAGATGTCCACAGAACTTTATAGTATCACTAACTGCGAGGAACAAAGGTATTTCTTCTGCTACAAGAAACATTCTAGACCCTAG
- the LOC129456460 gene encoding struthiocalcin-1-like: MGEFFLRRKLQELHFVVTTSRPHMGTEGETLIQDDPDYGEDCVYKRPWDYGAWKSSYCLDTKKFFCLDDSLFLVSQMKTWEEALVHCRSLSSADRSYDLATLLTVEDHDFVKSQISDKVWTGLRFLGDHWVWVGGEEVQYDDLSTCPENKRCGMVDKMSTEPYDIANCEEQRHFFCYKKSFSP, from the exons ATGGGAGAGTTCTTTCTGCGCAGGAAGCTACAGGAGCTACACTTTGTAGTGACCACTAGTCGACCTCACAtggggacagaaggagagactCTTATCCAGG ATGATCCTGATTATGGTGAAGACTGTGTCTACAAGAGGCCATGGGATTATGGAGCTTGGAAGAGCAGTTACTGCCTTGACACTAAAAAGTTCTTCTGTCTTGACGACTCACTGTTTTTGGTGAGTCAGATGAAGACATGGGAGGAGGCTTTGGTCCACTGCAGGTCTCTGAGCTCTGCAGATCGCAGCTATGACCTGGCCACTCTCCTCACTGTGGAGGACCATGACTTTGTGAAGAGCCAGATTTCAGACAAG GTGTGGACTGGACTGAGGTTCCTGGGAGATCACTGGGTGTGGGTCGGTGGAGAGGAAGTCCAGTATGATGATCTATCAACTTGTCCAGAGAATAAGCGTTGTGGTATGGTGGACAAGATGTCCACAGAACCTTATGATATCGCTAACTGTGAGGAACAAAGGCATTTCTTCTGCTACAAGAAATCTTTTAGTCCCTAG